The genome window ttcttttacacttaAGAGGCCAAGAcatttttgcctataaaagggaaggccattagttcattttagacacaccaacaagacttgagtcttcatttcttgtttcttccttttctcctttattaagagtgttttgtatgagagttagtgttgggaagcacttgtgtggaccctttctttggagtgatcttgtgaggttattttcTTAggatatttgggattaattagagtatttactctaattttatactctcttttgtactcttattggtatagtgaaattgctcctctccgcttgtggacgtaggccactttgaccgaaccacgttaaatttgtgtcttctttatgtgctttaattgccgttgttatcaacttccattgtatttgttattgtcattataccgttgtttggctaaattttgcaCTACCCGGGTTTctgatcctaacaaattggtatcagaaccAGATCTAACTGGGTTTGTTTCagtagccaaaatgactctaacaaagacctatgttgagaaatttgaccgaagtgcaaacttcggaatgtggtaATTAaaaatggaagctatcctaattgaggatggcttagacttggcgttgcaaggaaaggagaagaagccagataaaatgacggacgaggagtttgtcATCATAGATAAAAAAGGCAAAATCATGTATCATCTTAAATCTCTcgaatgaggttttacgtgaagtttctatagaaaccacagccaaaggtatgtgggaaaaattaaaaaccttatatatgaagaggacggtggaaaatagatTTTTACTTGAAGCAGaggctttatacaattcgtatgggtaaAGGTACAtttattctctctcatcttgacacctttgattccattcttatggatttgagtaatatagatgctgaaattaaagatgaggatcaagccgtattactgctttgttctctatcCTCATCCTTTAAGCATACGAGAGATACTATCTAACAGTCAAACCCaattaagaagaaagaaaggtCAAATCAAATACACGAAGCAATTAGTCCATAACAAGCAACAAGACTTGAGACAAACTAATTAACTATCAAAGGCAAGAAGAGAAAATTGGAAAGATATTGTAGACACAAAGGTCTGGGGAGGATCATGTTGACCAAATCATGAGGGATGGGAGGGTAATACATAGGAGTAGGGACAAGTCAAGAAAAAGAAAGTCGGAGGACGGCAATCTGTGATGGGAGGAAGTTGATGgaaagaagaaagatgaaaagAAGTTGAAAGAAAAAGAATGAGAAAATGAACGGTTTTCTCTTATCAATTCATATCCAAGGAGCAAAATACCATTCACTCTAATCTGGAGGGATTGTATAATCTCCCCCTCTATGAGTATTTCTATCCAGTGATTCTGGATGACTTATCCTAATCTGGCCTTGATCTCTGATGCTGATCATTTGTATAATAATTCTATCAGGTCCAGTTTGAAAGCTTATTCCACTTATCAAATGACCTTGCATGACGAAGGATAAAACATGCTTCTACTATTTGCACTAAACACCATGAATCCAATAAAAAATGGATAAAGTTGATTTAGAAAGTTTTAGTACTGAAAACACCTCGCAAAAAAATGAATCAAGAAAGAGAGTGAAATCAGAAATAAACAAGTAGATGAATGCAAGAACCCATTACAATTATCAAGAACGTTTAAGGTTCCACGCATGTCAAGCATTTATACAACACAGTCTTGGTACCTGCTGTAGGCGTGTGAACATAGCAAGCAAGTTATTTCTTTGAGTTCCAGCCCGATCATATCTGCACAAAAGACAACACGAGAAAAAATACAGTTAGAAATAACAATATCCTCGTTGTACTTTTTGTAGGCAAGGTAATGACACAAATGATTGAGAATTTTACGGGAAGAAAAAAGATGTGTAAGATCTTAAGTATTTAGTATACCAGGATACTAATCCAATATGTTCCAGAACTACTTTAGAACAAATAATTGTAGGAAGAACATTCCATGCAAGTTATGCATAAGACAAGAAAACGGAATATGCaaccaaaaaaaggaaaaaatgagcCAGCCCCATGAAATAAATTCTATGGAAACACTACTTCAGTGTAAACAGCAAATTTGTGGAGCAAGAAACAAGCTGAGTGAACTTGCAAGCAAAAAGAGCTCGAGTTTGAGTATAAAAATATCAGAGAAATAGCATACCTATCCATCTTTGACATGGCTTCTTCGCACAGTGATATGTAGTAGTCTTTTTCATTGTCATCCAAAGAATCTTTTCGCAGAGTAATCTGAACCCAAAAATAAGTAACAAGCTCCACCCATGAGAAGATTATATCAAATTGAACCACACGGCATTAGTGTAAGACAGAACTTACAATCTTCGGGGGAAGTGCAAGCTCAGCAGCTCTCTCCTTTTTGGTACGTTTTAGCAATAGGTTTTTCAGAATTTTGTGCTTCAACAAAACCATCGCATCTCTACCAGCCCCATTGTATTTAATCTTTCTTAAAGGTCTTGCGATACACTAGAAAGAGAAGATGTTTCAACTTTACCATGTCAGCATTAACACGAAGCGTCAAAAGTATGTATATTAATTATTAACTTACTTTCTTCCACCAGAGAAAATGGCGTGCACGGTTGTGGTGGCACTGTGGGCACTCAGTTGAGAAGCTGTAGTACATATAACATTTATCAAAGAACAGATTATAAAAAGTGATTTCAGACAGTTGTTGGACCATTTTCAATAACATTGGTTGAGAAGCAAAGaataacatatataaagtaaAATAGAGTTTAGCCCTTGCATTTTTCACCCTCAAGGATAGGAATAAAGATTGTAAAGAAAAAACAGAAACTTATTGTCTACCTATAATCAAGTCCTCTGCAATCACAATCTTTGCAAAAGTAATAAGCATAAGGAATAACTTGTAAGAAACGGACCTGTGCAAAAGTAAAGAATTTAATCAACCTCACAACAATAGAAAGTTCTGGAAAAAGTTAAACCTGCAGATGTTAACTTACAAATGAGTACAGTTCTCCCATATGGTTCTGCAGGGATATACCAGTTAAGGCCCACTTGTAAGAAGATTCCAACGCAAAAACAGCTCTTGCCGTGTTGCAGCGTGCATCTTTTACATAATGAGCCTATGCCACAGAAGTGCAATCAGGTAAAAATGTTGCAGACAAAATGATTTTGTATCACAAAAAATTTAGGAATTCTACTCTCAGCGACTAGTTCTAATGACTAGAGCAGGCAGAAACTACAAATCACATGCAGTGTCGTTCAACATAGGAACCCAAACTACAATTGCAGATAAAATTTCACTTGATGAACAGTTAAGCAAAGCAATTAATTAACTTTGGGACAAagataaatttcatgttcttatATTCGGCTAGAGTTTAATACCTAAAATATCATAGAGGTATATAGGTACACTCACCTACATTATTCAATAGTTAACTGCACACGTTTCATCATAACCACAGTAAGACTCTTCACATTTCGCATTCTAAGCACGTCTGGTTCTTACATGAAGAGGTTGCAGACGACCAAATGAACACCATATACAGGAAAACCAACTACATTATTCTCAAACCTCAGCTACTACAGACAAATAAGAGCTATGAGAGAATGCCAATTGAATAAAGCAACATATATATGAATGCAGGAGTATGTGAATGTATGACTTGCCTCATCCAGAATAATGCGATCCCACTTCACTGAATGTAACACGGACTTCCTCCTGGACACGTCTTCATCAGAACTGGCTGAATTATCAATAGAACCATTGTTGCTCCATTTTCCTGTCATGGTACTATGCCTCATGCCCTTTCTGCGACCTCTTTTCCGTATATCAGTCTCTGGGTCACTGTCAGTCTTTCCTTTGCCTCCTTTAAGAACTGTTTTCTGGTCCAACATTTCTACCAGAGGTTTTAAGTTCTTACTCTGCTGTTTTGACGGCATCGTATACTTGCTATAGTCATCCTCAATGGTGGAGTAGGTAGTAATGACAAAATCATATTCCGCCAATTTGTGCATATGTTTCTCTCTGTCAGTGCCATGATAAACAAGAATTTTGTTGCTTCCTTTAGTGGTGCAATGATCAATCTCACTAAACCATTGCATCACACCAACCACAGGACACACAACAAGAGTTCCTTTGACTGCTGGGAATTTCTGGGAAGTACCGGGTGAAGATGACAATATACTGGAATCACTAGTTGTTTTCTGTAATTGGCGTTTAGCAAGCACAAGTGCTATGGCTTGAACAGTCTTCCCCATTCCCATCTCATCAGCAAGAATACCTCCTCTTGTTGCAGATTCTTCTTGCTTTAATGACCAAGCCAACCACTCCCTCTGGTACCTCAGCAGTGGCAAGGTCAAATTGGATGGTGGCTCGGCAGTTTCAGACACCAACACATTCTGATTATCCAAGTCTAAATCATCTGAATAATTTTCAAGAAGGCACATACTGTTTTCTTCTTCCCATGTCTCCCACATCAAAGCtggtcttttcttttttttcctctcACGTTCCTTTTTCCTAACTTGTAACCTTACCAACAACCGATTCATCGCATACTTCACATAACGATGGCCATTTCCATTCCTTTGATCTTCTGGCAGCGAAAAGAATGGATTTTCAGATACATTGACAATTCCTAATTTAAAAAAATTGCATAATTAAAAGTCATAAGGAACTTGACACCAATAACATTAAAATAAGATAAAAGGATAAGAGTCCATTAAAAGATGCATTGCGTGCTCCCTAGGGCTTGCATGCCTATTGCTGGCATTGTATAAAGGCGTAGCATGTTGAACATACTTTCCATTTTGGGGCATTTCAGAATTCTCAAGGTATTTCAATTTACATGTCATTCTTTCAATTATTTTGGACATTTCAGTATGTTGAACATCATCCAATTTCACATAATTTTTCAAGAATTCAAGAAATGGGTTGCTTTGGAAGAAAACTTAAAAGAAAAGAACaagaagaatgaagaaaatgAACCTGGAATTGAAGGATCCATTATATTCCTCGGGAAAGCAGAGAGAAATCAGAGCTTTGCAGAGAGCTAGTTGGGGAATTGTTGATCGTTTGTTATCACAGAGTGGTGAGAGAGCTAGTTGAAATGGAACTGGGACGTTGGGCGGGAAGGACTATTATATCGAGACAATTTGATTCATGCGTTTTCTAGCAAAATCATCCACCTTTTTTAAAGTTGCACGAATCTTTTCGGTGAAATTATATACACCCTCAAAATTTTActttaagggtgtgtttggtataaccgAAAATGTTTTCCGTGGAAAATATAttggaaaacaagtagtaattttattcattttcggtgtttggtacgcaaattaaggaaaataatttctcaagagtattcataaataatttagatacaataaacatgaagccataaactttcgaaccaacaaccttccgaactcacaaatttcataaacttctgaaccgctaaactttcgaaacCGCGAAATTTCGAACTCgtaaactttataatttctaaacccgtaaacttccaaatacataaacctccgaactcataactttggaacttgtaAAATTTTGAACTTGTAAACCGAAAGATGAAAAACCTAATTTTGGATAGATTGAGGTCATTGGAGGCCGTTTGGTTATTGTTCTAGACGTTACAAGGTCGGGGAACTTCCCATTAGCGAGGTAAGTGAGATTTAAGCTTTGATGCTTgcttttcaaaacatgaaaattatattttatcTGCCTGGTCCGTGTGTTGGGACGAGCGTGCGCTTGGCAAAATCGGTGGTCTTTGACCAGCctcaaatatatattattttgttaAAAGCTGAAATTACTTAATAAGTGATTTGTGGTGTGGTGTGGCATAGCCTCGTGCTATGGCGTTGGGGCGTTAGAAATTATTTCTTCGCTGCCGTAATATATTTTGGGCATTGTGTATGCCGCCGTGATAGATTTGAGACATTGTGTATGCTGTCGCGGACTCGTTAGAGTGTTTGGTCAATTTTCTGGACTGCCGTTAATGACAAGTCCTTAGTATAGATTATGTTGAGATATATATAGTATTGTTGTTGAATAATTATTTGGAACTTATAAAGTAATTATATGGCGAAAGAATTTTTGTGCATATTATTTCTGTGCTCGTTgtgtgtttgtattttctaacacttgttccAGGGCTATTCAAAGTGGCTGGTCAAGGATCTTACTGGGTTATATTTACgtataactcactccttaccTGCATGTCCATGCAGATAGTGTTGCTGAGGACGAGGCTAGTGGCTAACGAGTTCGTTGAGTGGATTCTGTTGCTGAGGTGAGCCACCGCATTATTTGTGGAGGCCGCTATTTCAGCTCTACCTATCTTATGATTATTATTTCTTTCGGGTCTGCGTGCCTATCAGTTAAACTTCCATTACTCTATTAGCTGCTCCACGGTCTCAGTATGGAATTTGGGTTAGAGATCCATTGTTTGAGTGCTCATTagaatttataaataaattatggtTTTAGTTGGATAATTATTTCGTATTTAGTAATATTTAATGCGTTTGGACTTGTACGTGTTTCTCTCGGTGCTTATATAAAAGGTTAAGAGTACAAGAATTGGTCTGCTTGGTGGGTGGTGTTAGTTGGGTGCCAGTCACGTCTAGGGAgtagtttgggacgtgacaaatgCCCTACTCATTagatattatctcatatattcaatattaattactaatCTACCGCTAGAATACTTTTTATTTGGACATGGTTTTACTATTGTTACTTCTTATCGGTTGTATAAATGTCTATGTTGCATTTCCTTGGTAAtaatttcattacttgaatactttatttggatTATTGCTGTGAGAATGAGAAACTTTTCAGGCAATTTAACATGAGTACttcatttggatatttatttttgtaaaaagaaGAAACATCTCAACTTATAAGCTTAAACCGAAATCCAAAATATCCAAACAGATTAATCCGAAATCGAACTTAAAAAATCCGATCCAATCCGAacttatttggattggatttggattgtcatTTTCTCAATCCGAAAATCAAAAATTCATACCGAAATTTTCATATCCAATTCAAACAACCCGATCGCTGACCCCTAATGCCAGTGCTCAACTTTACAAGGGTTGCGGAATTCTTTTATAAAGATGAAGATGCTTGTACACTTTCCAAAAATAACTTGAAAGCGTCGTCTCTATAGTGCTAATTGATCCTATTACAACATGAGAacttcaaaaagaaaaaacagaAAGGAAAATGATGATGGAGGATAAGCCAAAGTCGTTTggttacctatatatatatatatattgttagaaGTAATCCCAATATTACATCTCACATTAACAGTAAGATGTCTGGTTACCATGTTTAGTTTTTATATTAATGATAGGGGATTTTTAGCTAGATATACTATATTAGAAACTTATTTACTATCTTTATTTAGATTCCTTATTAATTACTTTATATACCTATATTTACTAGATTTATACAACATCATAAAAAAGAGGAAATGCAACGTACCTTAAATATAGCGTATCAGTTACACATAATCCCCTACATTTAAGATTCTCTTCCTTTTTCAAAGGATTACAAAAAAATCTTCACTCTTTCTTTAACAATTATCCAAATTTGTACTTACCCACTGTAAAAACTCTCTCTTACCCACTAATACCCAAAATCTTTCTAACCGAAAAATCTCACTTACTCACTCCTCTTCCAAAGCTTTTGATATCCGATTTCACTCTTTCAATCATCCACTGTTATCCCCCCAAAATTGTAGATTATTTCCTCTTCCAAAGCTTTTGATATTCGATTTCTCTCTTTCAATCATCCAAAATCTCTTTCTAATTTTTACAATACAggagaaattaaaaaatttgCTCTACAATCAAGTTGTGGGTAAGTTGTGGATACAATACTAATATAATTATAATACTATTATATTAAATTTTTAGTGTAGAGTTGTGATTGAAACTTGAGGAAGATGAAGATCATAATTGTATCACAATTTTTCAGAAAATATATCGcgattgtattataattgtatatgtatcataattattgcaggaattgTATTCCAAATGTATGATAACCGTATATTCATTGTATATTGTTACGAGCAGTTATAAATTCGTGACGAATTTCACAATTTGTATCACAAAtatgataattatatattaatttattagtaTTATATCAGGTATTATTTTGTGTATTAATGTACCAGATACAAGTTAGATACAATTATGTTTTAGGCATTGATATATCTGATACAATTCAACTACAATTATGATACAACTATCATACAattttgaatattttttaataatataaagtTGTCGTCAATGGCAAAGAGAGAAGATGGAGATTCTAGACGTAGATTAAGGGATTTTgatttatttactttttttaaaaaggagAGAGAAGGAGAGTAGGGAAAAAAAGGAAAGGATGTAATTGAATCCCTTAattgaaggcactaataatggagtGAGAGCCTTTTAAGAAGCAATGTATACAAGTTGTAAGAAAAAATTAGATACTTATTAAAAACTGCAaaaacatagaaaacataggtaaATAAGTTTCTAATATAGTATAGCTAGGTAAAAATCCGTAATGATAGTCGCGTTACTGATGTGGTAATTCCCGTATTAGTTCTATAGACAAATTCAATATGAAATAGTAACATAACGCGTACCAGTAATAATTGGACAAAGTAAAATCTTGAATGGAATAAAGTTTTAAATTCTCGGACAAGTAAAGTTTTCTGGCCTGTTGTTGATATTTACTTGTTTATTCTTCATCCCGAGTCGAGAGTCTTTCGAAAACAACTTCTCTATCTCCTCATGTAGGGGTAAGGTTTTGCGTACATATTATTCTCTCCATacctcacttgtgggattttaccGGATTGTTGTTGTAaacaatacaacaacaataacatacccagtattatcacataccgtgaggtctggggagggtagtgtgtacgcagaccttacccctaccttgtgaggatagagagactTTTTACAACATTATTAATTCTCTGCAAAAACCAACCATAGAGAGGAGAGATTGATATATCATATCTAGTAACTTTCTACGTGTCATATAACTTAAATTATACTAGTAACTTGTGTATTTACCCGCGCTTCGCGCAGttgtaaaaaaatttaaaatatgatTGAATATTAATGTCATAATTTTATAGTAAGAGAATCAATCTTCAGTAATGAGaaaattttattaattgtttTAACATACTACATATAAAATTCTTTTACATCAAGAATCTATATGAAACCAACATTCCAGACAATATATGAAGCAAGTCATTTAATTCAATATTGAAAACTCTAAAATaagtagaaaataaaaaataattaaaaagagaATGGTACAATAAAATTCATTAAGAAGATACCGATGGCACTGCCATTCTTCATTTGCCAATATCTATTGGACTTTTTTCCTCCGACATTATACTTCTTCTGATCTCTTCTTTATCTGCAATAGAAGAGATTATTatgagaatagaagaagggagtCCACATAACCAAAAAGTagtttttttcaaaaactaaaaatattttctttaaaaataatcTATATATACAACTTTATAGCTTCAATGAAGTTCACAACGTAAAAAGACTTTTATGTCGTTTAACTATATTTGAGTACTCTCAACTTACTATTTAAATAAACACATAGTCAACTCATCGACTAACTCACAATAGCAACATACAAGGAGGAAATACATTAGTAGCATGACTGGAGCGGGGCTAGAGTGCTGAGAGTGGGTTCGGCCGAACTTAGTAACTTTAGTTAGACctctgtatttgtcttaaaaattcATTaacatgtacaaattattaatttgaaACCCATTAATTTAAAGCAATTAAAATCCCGAACCCATAAACTTAAAATCCTGACTCTAACTCTCAGCATGACGTACCATAAAGACAGTTACAATACATCCACGAACTCAAAGAGCAGCTTTTATCGCAACAAACATATGATCTCAAATAATCTCCATACATCTCACAACATGAGACACaggcccttttttttttttgataaactGGACAATTTTATGAAACAACAGTTAGGGCGTACAATAGTTATGATCCTGGGGATCGTTACAAGAGGTTGATAATCCATCCATTGCATGCTCATTACCAACGTAAGCTAGAAGTCTACAGGCAGACATAGAGATAGTTTTTACATAAATATTTCCTCTCTTGTCCGCCAGCATCCTGGCCATGACATAGGGTGGGGGAGAAGACAAAAGACATATTTTATTGGAAGCAGTAAGGGTCTCTGCATGCTTTGCTAATAGATGAACTACTTCATTGCTTTATCTGAAGTTATGTTGGATCACAACCATGCCCATTCCGGATATTAACAACCTGCATGATTTAATTATAGAGTAGTAAGTGACACATCCATCGTTGATATAGGTAAATACCTGCGTTGCATCCGTTTCTATTTCCAAAGGATATAACTTCCTTTCCTGAGCTATGTGAAGCCCTAGGTAGAGACCGagacttagggtgtgtttggtataacgaaaAATGTTTTccgtggaaaatattttcttggaaaataagtAGTAATTTTATTCATTTTCTGGTGTTTAGTacgcaaattaagaaaaataacttctcaaaagtattcataaataatttagatacaataaatatgaagtcataaactttcgaaccaacaacctttcgaacccacaaatttcataaacttccgaaccgctaaactttcgaaacCGCAAAATTTCAAACCCgtaaactttataatttctaaacccgtaaacttccaaacacataaacctccgaactcataactttggaacttgtaaaatttcgaacctgtaaaccgaaagatgaaaaaactaaacctgaaaatatataaaattaaaaaaaaaattcccgGGGGGAGGGGGAAgatgcagaaaaacgaaaaaacagaaatttgaaattacaaaaaaaaaataaaaaaaaacttttttttgtGCGGGGTGGGGGCAGTGGGGTAGGGGAGGGGGTGAGTGGTGcagaaaaaaaaacagaaatttaaaaattacaaaaacaaagtaaattttttttttgtgtggggTGGGGGCAGtggggtgggtggtgcagaaaaacgaaaaaacataGACTTAAAATTACAAAAACAAAGTAATTATTTTTTTGCGGGGGGCGGGGGGCGGTGTAGGGTGGATGGTGacggaaaaaaaaactaaaatttgaaaaaaaaaacctttttggTGAGAGGGGGTGAGGTTAGGTGGGTGGGTGTGAGGGTGAGGGATGGGTGGGTGAGGGTGGGAAGGTTGAGAAGgggttttgaaaaatattttcctttcttttgatcagaaaaatattttcctacaattggagaaaaatgagttcagaaggaaaatgttttccaaaacatttaagccaaccaaacatgaaaaaattgaaaaatattttacgaaaaatattttccttcgcaCCAAACACACCTTTATTCACTCGTTATTAGCACTTATACATTAGATTCCAAACGCGAAACAACAAAGTATCTACTGCCATTCAATCCAAAAAAGATTAATTCACATAGCTATTCCGTACAAACAttgggaaaaaaaaaattcata of Nicotiana tomentosiformis chromosome 7, ASM39032v3, whole genome shotgun sequence contains these proteins:
- the LOC104113252 gene encoding ATP-dependent helicase rhp16-like isoform X4; amino-acid sequence: MDPSIPEDQRNGNGHRYVKYAMNRLLVRLQVRKKERERKKKKRPALMWETWEEENSMCLLENYSDDLDLDNQNVLVSETAEPPSNLTLPLLRYQREWLAWSLKQEESATRGGILADEMGMGKTVQAIALVLAKRQLQKTTSDSSILSSSPGTSQKFPAVKGTLVVCPVVGVMQWFSEIDHCTTKGSNKILVYHGTDREKHMHKLAEYDFVITTYSTIEDDYSKYTMPSKQQSKNLKPLVEMLDQKTVLKGGKGKTDSDPETDIRKRGRRKGMRHSTMTGKWSNNGSIDNSASSDEDVSRRKSVLHSVKWDRIILDEAHYVKDARCNTARAVFALESSYKWALTGISLQNHMGELYSFVRFLQVIPYAYYFCKDCDCRGLDYSFSTECPQCHHNRARHFLWWKKCIARPLRKIKYNGAGRDAMVLLKHKILKNLLLKRTKKERAAELALPPKIITLRKDSLDDNEKDYYISLCEEAMSKMDRYDRAGTQRNNLLAMFTRLQQAVDHPYLVEYSDTYYASWNTDAGSVEQSCCLCHDEVESPVVTSCGHVFCKTCFLDKTGSMGEVSCPSCSKPLTDDSSTYNGKGDSNSKPTVKGFRSSSIVNKIQLDDFRTSTKIEALREEIRFMVERDGSAKGIVFSQFASFLDLIQYSLQKSGIKCVQLVGSMSIAARDAAITRFIEDPDCRIFLMSFKAGGVALNLTVASHDCEICYRGYN
- the LOC104113252 gene encoding ATP-dependent helicase rhp16-like isoform X3 encodes the protein MDPSIPEDQRNGNGHRYVKYAMNRLLVRLQVRKKERERKKKKRPALMWETWEEENSMCLLENYSDDLDLDNQNVLVSETAEPPSNLTLPLLRYQREWLAWSLKQEESATRGGILADEMGMGKTVQAIALVLAKRQLQKTTSDSSILSSSPGTSQKFPAVKGTLVVCPVVGVMQWFSEIDHCTTKGSNKILVYHGTDREKHMHKLAEYDFVITTYSTIEDDYSKYTMPSKQQSKNLKPLVEMLDQKTVLKGGKGKTDSDPETDIRKRGRRKGMRHSTMTGKWSNNGSIDNSASSDEDVSRRKSVLHSVKWDRIILDEAHYVKDARCNTARAVFALESSYKWALTGISLQNHMGELYSFVRFLQVIPYAYYFCKDCDCRGLDYSFSTECPQCHHNRARHFLWWKKCIARPLRKIKYNGAGRDAMVLLKHKILKNLLLKRTKKERAAELALPPKIITLRKDSLDDNEKDYYISLCEEAMSKMDRYDRAGTQRNNLLAMFTRLQQAVDHPYLVEYSDTYYASWNTDAGSVEQSCCLCHDEVESPVVTSCGHVFCKTCFLDKTGSMGEVSCPSCSKPLTDDSSTYNGKGDSNSKPTVKGFRSSSIVNKIQLDDFRTSTKIEALREEIRFMVERDGSAKGIVFSQFASFLDLIQYSLQKSGIKCVQLVGSMSIAARDAAITRFIEDPDCRIFLMSFKAGGVALNLTVASHVFLMDSCLNPAIEQQAQDRAHRIGQHKPDCEICYRGYN
- the LOC104113252 gene encoding ATP-dependent helicase rhp16-like isoform X2, giving the protein MDPSIPEDQRNGNGHRYVKYAMNRLLVRLQVRKKERERKKKKRPALMWETWEEENSMCLLENYSDDLDLDNQNVLVSETAEPPSNLTLPLLRYQREWLAWSLKQEESATRGGILADEMGMGKTVQAIALVLAKRQLQKTTSDSSILSSSPGTSQKFPAVKGTLVVCPVVGVMQWFSEIDHCTTKGSNKILVYHGTDREKHMHKLAEYDFVITTYSTIEDDYSKYTMPSKQQSKNLKPLVEMLDQKTVLKGGKGKTDSDPETDIRKRGRRKGMRHSTMTGKWSNNGSIDNSASSDEDVSRRKSVLHSVKWDRIILDEAHYVKDARCNTARAVFALESSYKWALTGISLQNHMGELYSFVRFLQVIPYAYYFCKDCDCRGLDYSFSTECPQCHHNRARHFLWWKKCIARPLRKIKYNGAGRDAMVLLKHKILKNLLLKRTKKERAAELALPPKIITLRKDSLDDNEKDYYISLCEEAMSKMDRYDRAGTQRNNLLAMFTRLQQAVDHPYLVEYSDTYYASWNTDAGSVEQSCCLCHDEVESPVVTSCGHVFCKTCFLDKTGSMGEVSCPSCSKPLTDDSSTYNGKGDSNSKPTVKGFRSSSIVNKIQLDDFRTSTKIEALREEIRFMVERDGSAKGIVFSQFASFLDLIQYSLQKSGIKCVQLVGSMSIAARDAAITRFIEDPDCRIFLMSFKAGGVALNLTVASHVFLMDSCLNPAIEQQAQDRAHRIGQHKPVRIVRFVIEDTIDERILQSQEKKKHFQRMVGGSFEAWEKLSLEDWVFLFECEFV
- the LOC104113252 gene encoding DNA repair protein RAD16-like isoform X1; protein product: MDPSIPEDQRNGNGHRYVKYAMNRLLVRLQVRKKERERKKKKRPALMWETWEEENSMCLLENYSDDLDLDNQNVLVSETAEPPSNLTLPLLRYQREWLAWSLKQEESATRGGILADEMGMGKTVQAIALVLAKRQLQKTTSDSSILSSSPGTSQKFPAVKGTLVVCPVVGVMQWFSEIDHCTTKGSNKILVYHGTDREKHMHKLAEYDFVITTYSTIEDDYSKYTMPSKQQSKNLKPLVEMLDQKTVLKGGKGKTDSDPETDIRKRGRRKGMRHSTMTGKWSNNGSIDNSASSDEDVSRRKSVLHSVKWDRIILDEAHYVKDARCNTARAVFALESSYKWALTGISLQNHMGELYSFVRFLQVIPYAYYFCKDCDCRGLDYSFSTECPQCHHNRARHFLWWKKCIARPLRKIKYNGAGRDAMVLLKHKILKNLLLKRTKKERAAELALPPKIITLRKDSLDDNEKDYYISLCEEAMSKMDRYDRAGTQRNNLLAMFTRLQQAVDHPYLVEYSDTYYASWNTDAGSVEQSCCLCHDEVESPVVTSCGHVFCKTCFLDKTGSMGEVSCPSCSKPLTDDSSTYNGKGDSNSKPTVKGFRSSSIVNKIQLDDFRTSTKIEALREEIRFMVERDGSAKGIVFSQFASFLDLIQYSLQKSGIKCVQLVGSMSIAARDAAITRFIEDPDCRIFLMSFKAGGVALNLTVASHVFLMDSCLNPAIEQQAQDRAHRIGQHKPVRCVLHFLYFLPLNVSYFCLLITRIVRFVIEDTIDERILQSQEKKKHFQRMVGGSFEAWEKLSLEDWVFLFECEFV